In a single window of the Actinomycetota bacterium genome:
- a CDS encoding acyl-CoA dehydrogenase family protein yields the protein MAAGAVGAAGLDTDVLEMTLDAIAGFAHRELPDARLIELDERDEFPAEVVKKMCSDELGVQLLFIAEEYGGMGGNAFDVYRVCEKMAEIDLGVATSVLATFLGSDPILMGGTPEQQKLWMSRIAEEGLLFAYGATEPEAGSDLGALKTVAVPVEEGGRVVGYRITGKKQWISNGAVADLYTILANAPGGPTWFVVEHDTEGFEKAKPENKHGIRLSNTAALFLDDVYVDADRLVGLVEGQGLFQAQLVFGYTRLMVAAFGLGGGWAALDRAIPYSVERIQAGGPLSEKQGYTHKLIVPHVVRLEAARAYIEETAERIDEGTHGTLNTEGAVAKYLATVAGNDAADAAIQALGGYGYTHEYMVEKVKRDVRITTIYEGTSEIMEMTISRDRWQQHLKTRGSHYHDLAVELEALAARRPEVGAGAAALAHHALAEVMEVMRVGRLTRNQHLLLRLGELVAVVEGSAALARRAARALDGVLPAKADRRLSADALATAARVNARDAALRVVTDGLRLVIGAGGASAGDVRTLEATVGMPAVLAAQAGMIEDMDRVADALYGRQSA from the coding sequence ATGGCTGCTGGGGCTGTAGGAGCTGCAGGGCTGGACACCGATGTCCTGGAGATGACGCTCGACGCCATCGCGGGATTCGCGCACCGCGAGCTGCCCGACGCTCGGTTGATCGAGCTCGACGAGCGCGACGAGTTCCCGGCCGAGGTCGTGAAGAAGATGTGCAGCGACGAGCTCGGTGTGCAGCTGCTGTTCATCGCCGAGGAGTACGGCGGCATGGGCGGCAACGCCTTCGACGTGTACCGGGTGTGCGAGAAGATGGCCGAGATCGACCTCGGCGTGGCCACCTCGGTGCTCGCCACCTTCCTCGGCAGCGACCCGATCCTCATGGGTGGCACCCCCGAACAGCAGAAGCTGTGGATGAGCCGCATCGCCGAAGAGGGGCTGCTCTTCGCCTACGGGGCCACCGAGCCCGAGGCCGGTAGCGACCTCGGCGCGCTGAAGACGGTCGCGGTACCGGTCGAAGAAGGCGGCCGCGTCGTCGGGTACCGGATCACCGGCAAGAAGCAGTGGATCAGCAACGGCGCTGTCGCCGACTTGTACACGATCCTCGCGAACGCTCCCGGAGGCCCGACGTGGTTCGTCGTCGAGCACGACACCGAGGGCTTCGAGAAGGCCAAGCCCGAGAACAAGCACGGCATCCGCCTGTCCAACACGGCGGCGCTGTTCCTCGACGACGTGTACGTCGACGCCGACCGCCTCGTCGGCCTGGTCGAGGGCCAGGGCCTCTTCCAGGCCCAACTCGTGTTCGGCTACACCCGCCTGATGGTGGCCGCGTTCGGGCTCGGCGGGGGGTGGGCCGCCCTCGACCGCGCGATCCCGTACTCGGTGGAGCGCATCCAGGCCGGCGGGCCGCTCAGCGAGAAGCAGGGCTACACCCACAAGCTGATCGTCCCCCACGTCGTGCGGCTAGAAGCCGCCCGCGCCTACATCGAAGAGACGGCCGAGCGCATCGACGAGGGCACCCACGGCACCCTCAACACCGAGGGCGCGGTCGCCAAGTACCTCGCCACCGTGGCCGGCAACGACGCCGCCGACGCAGCCATCCAGGCCCTCGGCGGCTACGGCTACACCCACGAGTACATGGTCGAGAAGGTGAAGCGTGACGTGCGCATCACCACGATCTACGAGGGCACCTCCGAGATCATGGAGATGACGATCAGCCGCGACCGCTGGCAGCAGCACTTGAAGACCAGGGGTTCGCACTACCACGATCTCGCGGTCGAGCTCGAGGCGCTGGCCGCTCGCCGGCCCGAGGTCGGCGCCGGCGCTGCCGCCCTCGCGCATCACGCGCTGGCCGAGGTGATGGAGGTGATGCGGGTCGGGCGCCTCACGCGCAACCAGCATCTGCTGTTGCGCCTCGGCGAACTGGTCGCGGTCGTCGAGGGCTCTGCCGCGCTGGCCAGGCGCGCGGCGCGCGCGCTCGACGGAGTGCTGCCGGCGAAGGCCGACCGCCGGCTCTCGGCCGACGCGCTGGCCACCGCGGCGCGGGTGAACGCGAGGGACGCCGCCCTGCGCGTGGTCACCGACGGGCTCCGCCTGGTGATCGGTGCAGGGGGGGCGAGCGCGGGTGACGTGCGCACGCTCGAGGCGACAGTCGGCATGCCGGCGGTCCTCGCGGCGCAGGCGGGGATGATCGAAGACATGGACCGGGTTGCCGACGCCCTCTACGGGCGTCAGAGCGCATAG
- a CDS encoding AAA family ATPase, which yields MTGRDRGRAGGGRDEEVLVGRATEHAVAELAVERALDGAPQLVLIEGDPGVGKSALARAVAAMLPADAIVLWARGDELERQLDFGIVDQVLREAAAAGLPSPPALNRDGTRPDPLAVGEIVLGLTEDHGRERALLVVVDDAQWADLASVHALSFAIRRLHDRSVVLLIVQRPTAPGLEQFHRLVRDGRGRRLRLAPLCVSELAELVRVRAGIHLTARAAERFHAHTGGSPLESVTLLEELDPVTLTAGFGPLPAPQSYASMVLARVSACAPETEQLVAAVAVAGALELDGLNRIMASVDLAASLSEAVQHGLVDMQVRGGRRVVDVTHPLIRAAVLDDLSPARLVALHAAAAAAVDDPDRAFRHELRAHLGPSPDLAAEGIRRARARLADGWELSAVELLVLAAELLGPGAARSDALLQACHWLLTAGDTAAATELLATAGAPGTPLELLVRGELALLDGDQVGARRLLLDAMAAGPGPDVAARVAGLLATIAANAARADAAITWARRALEHSIESGTDASYAMTMLVSGWALQGDLRAGEEEVARWAVRLGATANGPDVCYARGLLALWSGRFADAERFLTPLVEDHHTGPGLIAASARYSLADCWYRQGRWDEALAMAVDLARLLDDSGQLLSSPMAHGVAASVLAARGDAEEAQRHLRAAERAMAATGNAAAGLWLLAATARVAVAADDDATVVEVLQPLAEALRAVGLPEGTQPWRADLVDALVRLGRVDDAARELAELVARTRNGGAHARAGASRASSAVHVARGDDDAAAEVFAAALAEDAATQGSFARARLELAAGAFERRRGRRRVAADLLDAASSRFEHLGATPFVARCAQERAACAVDARAGGRARALTKSEAAVAELVADGRTNREVAGSLVISVKTVESHLAHIYAKLGVRSRTEMAIEWRAGSVARVEP from the coding sequence GTGACAGGCCGCGACAGGGGGCGCGCGGGCGGGGGGCGCGATGAGGAGGTGCTCGTCGGTCGCGCCACGGAGCACGCCGTCGCCGAACTCGCCGTCGAACGGGCGCTGGACGGCGCCCCCCAGCTGGTCCTGATCGAAGGCGACCCGGGTGTGGGGAAGTCGGCGCTGGCGCGCGCCGTCGCGGCCATGCTGCCGGCCGACGCGATCGTGCTGTGGGCGCGTGGCGACGAGCTCGAGCGCCAGCTCGACTTCGGCATCGTCGACCAGGTGCTCCGCGAGGCCGCCGCGGCCGGGCTCCCCTCCCCGCCAGCCCTCAATCGGGACGGCACCCGCCCCGACCCGCTGGCCGTCGGCGAGATCGTGCTCGGTCTCACCGAGGACCACGGTCGCGAGCGGGCGCTGCTCGTCGTCGTCGACGACGCCCAGTGGGCCGACCTGGCGTCCGTGCATGCGCTCTCCTTCGCCATCCGCCGCCTGCACGACCGCAGCGTTGTGCTGTTGATCGTGCAGCGACCGACCGCCCCAGGCCTCGAGCAGTTCCACCGCCTCGTGCGCGACGGACGCGGCCGCCGGCTGCGTCTCGCTCCGCTGTGCGTCAGCGAACTCGCCGAGCTCGTGCGGGTACGCGCCGGCATCCACCTCACGGCTCGGGCGGCCGAACGCTTCCACGCCCACACGGGCGGTTCCCCGCTGGAGTCCGTCACCTTGCTGGAAGAGCTCGATCCGGTCACGTTGACCGCCGGCTTCGGACCGCTGCCCGCCCCGCAGTCCTACGCATCGATGGTGCTCGCCCGGGTTTCAGCGTGCGCGCCAGAGACCGAGCAGCTCGTTGCAGCCGTCGCTGTGGCCGGCGCCCTCGAGCTCGACGGGCTCAACCGCATAATGGCGTCGGTCGACCTCGCCGCATCGCTGTCGGAGGCCGTCCAGCACGGCCTGGTCGACATGCAGGTGCGCGGCGGGCGCCGCGTCGTCGACGTCACCCATCCGCTCATCCGTGCGGCGGTGCTGGACGATCTCTCGCCGGCGCGTCTCGTGGCGCTCCATGCCGCTGCGGCGGCAGCCGTCGACGACCCCGACCGAGCGTTCCGCCACGAGCTGCGTGCCCACCTCGGACCGTCTCCGGACCTCGCCGCCGAGGGCATCCGGCGCGCCCGCGCCCGACTTGCCGACGGATGGGAGCTGTCGGCCGTCGAGCTGCTCGTGCTGGCCGCCGAGCTGCTCGGGCCCGGCGCGGCGCGCAGCGACGCCCTGCTGCAGGCCTGTCACTGGTTGCTGACCGCCGGCGACACCGCGGCAGCCACCGAGCTGCTGGCGACGGCCGGCGCCCCCGGCACGCCGCTCGAGCTCCTCGTGCGCGGCGAGCTGGCCCTGCTCGATGGCGACCAGGTAGGGGCCCGGCGCCTGCTGTTGGACGCCATGGCCGCCGGCCCCGGCCCAGACGTGGCCGCTCGCGTGGCCGGGCTGCTGGCCACGATCGCGGCCAACGCGGCGCGCGCCGACGCAGCGATCACGTGGGCCCGGCGGGCCCTCGAGCACAGCATCGAGTCCGGCACCGACGCCTCCTACGCGATGACGATGCTGGTGTCGGGGTGGGCCCTGCAGGGCGACCTCCGGGCGGGTGAGGAGGAGGTCGCCCGGTGGGCCGTCCGTCTGGGTGCCACCGCCAACGGACCAGACGTCTGCTACGCGCGGGGCCTGCTGGCGTTGTGGAGCGGCCGGTTCGCCGACGCCGAGCGGTTCCTGACGCCGCTGGTCGAGGACCACCACACCGGCCCGGGTCTGATCGCCGCGAGCGCGCGGTACTCGCTGGCCGACTGCTGGTACCGCCAGGGACGATGGGACGAGGCGCTGGCGATGGCCGTCGACCTGGCGCGGTTGCTCGACGACTCGGGCCAACTGCTCTCCAGCCCGATGGCCCACGGTGTCGCCGCCTCGGTGCTCGCGGCGCGCGGCGACGCCGAGGAGGCGCAGCGCCACCTTAGGGCCGCCGAGCGGGCGATGGCCGCGACGGGAAACGCGGCGGCGGGCCTGTGGCTGCTCGCGGCCACCGCCCGCGTCGCGGTCGCCGCCGACGACGACGCGACCGTCGTCGAGGTGTTGCAGCCGTTGGCCGAGGCACTGCGTGCGGTCGGGCTCCCGGAAGGCACACAACCGTGGCGCGCCGACCTCGTCGACGCCCTCGTCCGACTCGGACGGGTCGACGACGCAGCCCGCGAGCTGGCCGAACTCGTCGCCCGCACCCGCAACGGCGGGGCCCACGCCCGAGCCGGTGCATCGCGCGCGTCGAGCGCGGTCCACGTGGCGCGAGGCGACGACGACGCAGCCGCCGAAGTGTTCGCCGCCGCCCTTGCCGAGGACGCAGCCACCCAGGGCTCCTTCGCCAGGGCCCGGCTGGAGCTCGCCGCTGGCGCGTTCGAGCGCCGTCGCGGCCGGCGCCGGGTCGCCGCCGACCTCCTCGACGCCGCGAGCAGTCGCTTCGAGCACCTCGGCGCGACACCATTCGTCGCCCGCTGTGCCCAGGAGCGCGCGGCATGCGCCGTCGACGCCCGCGCCGGTGGTCGCGCCCGCGCCCTGACCAAGTCCGAAGCGGCGGTCGCCGAGCTCGTCGCCGACGGCCGGACCAACCGCGAGGTCGCGGGCTCACTCGTGATCAGCGTCAAGACCGTCGAATCACACCTTGCCCACATCTACGCCAAGCTCGGTGTGCGATCCCGGACCGAGATGGCGATCGAGTGGCGGGCCGGAAGCGTCGCCAGGGTCGAGCCCTAA
- the yjjI gene encoding YjjI family glycine radical enzyme — translation MEMTEFQARAAALTQDGTIGYDQKVRRLAALAVEALPYPDISDACCEALDKRVICDLYEGNAPYTARYILPDYVLALQQGLQWLELPPPQTLDDAIAFLQIMYAHVPSVTTYPVYLGDLDKVLERFVPADMSDDELDARIRRLWIGIDRMQPDAFAHLDLGPGDSRITRSILRVERSLRQAVPNITLKVDPAITPDDLVEDAVRTVFETGKPHFVNHPMMVGDHGEAYAAVSCYNSLKIGGGAHTLVRLNLKEVALRHIGGVDDFLATTLAKYVELTAELAEARIRSLVEQQRFFDTHWLATEGLIDIERFSAMFGIFGLAECTNLLLQYEGRDAGGEVRYGHSAEADALAARIVERTAELVAARPMPYCGGGQGRCYLHSQGGIDLDDHVTAGTRIPVGDEPQMLDHILSCAPHHRFFPSGVSDIFHVDETAVRNPQAMVDIIRGAFERGMRDFTFNLDDNEFVRITGYLVRKSDLAAIASQGAVRHGSDYLAAGSEDAYHLTQRAVKRVHAHELSPR, via the coding sequence ATGGAGATGACCGAGTTCCAGGCGCGTGCGGCGGCACTCACCCAGGACGGCACCATCGGCTACGACCAGAAGGTGCGCCGTCTCGCGGCGCTCGCCGTCGAAGCCCTGCCGTACCCCGACATCAGCGACGCCTGCTGCGAGGCGCTCGACAAGCGTGTCATCTGCGACCTGTACGAGGGCAACGCGCCGTACACGGCCCGCTACATCCTCCCCGACTACGTCTTGGCCCTGCAGCAGGGACTGCAGTGGCTCGAGCTCCCGCCGCCGCAGACGCTCGACGACGCGATCGCCTTCCTGCAGATCATGTACGCGCATGTCCCGAGCGTCACCACCTACCCCGTGTACCTCGGCGACCTCGACAAGGTGCTCGAGCGCTTCGTCCCGGCCGACATGAGCGACGACGAGCTCGACGCCCGCATCCGCCGCCTGTGGATCGGCATCGACCGCATGCAGCCCGATGCGTTCGCGCACCTCGACCTCGGCCCCGGCGACAGCCGCATCACCCGCTCGATCTTGCGCGTAGAGCGCAGCCTGCGCCAGGCGGTGCCCAACATCACGCTCAAGGTCGACCCGGCCATCACGCCCGACGATCTCGTCGAAGACGCGGTGCGCACCGTGTTCGAGACCGGTAAGCCGCACTTCGTCAACCACCCGATGATGGTCGGCGACCACGGCGAGGCCTACGCCGCGGTGAGCTGCTACAACTCGCTGAAGATCGGTGGCGGCGCGCACACGCTGGTGCGACTCAACCTGAAAGAGGTCGCGCTGCGCCACATCGGCGGAGTAGACGACTTCTTGGCCACCACGCTGGCGAAGTACGTAGAGCTCACCGCCGAGCTGGCCGAGGCCCGCATCCGCAGCCTGGTCGAGCAGCAGCGCTTCTTCGACACCCACTGGCTGGCCACGGAGGGCCTCATCGACATCGAGCGGTTCTCGGCGATGTTCGGCATCTTCGGCCTCGCCGAGTGCACCAACTTGCTGCTCCAGTACGAGGGCCGCGACGCAGGCGGCGAGGTGCGCTACGGCCACAGCGCCGAGGCCGACGCGCTGGCAGCACGCATCGTCGAGCGCACCGCCGAGCTGGTCGCTGCCCGGCCGATGCCGTACTGCGGTGGCGGGCAGGGCCGCTGCTACCTGCACAGCCAGGGCGGAATCGACTTGGACGACCACGTCACCGCCGGAACGCGCATCCCCGTCGGCGACGAGCCGCAGATGCTCGACCACATCCTCTCCTGCGCACCCCACCACCGCTTCTTCCCCTCCGGCGTGAGCGACATCTTCCACGTCGACGAGACAGCCGTGCGCAATCCGCAGGCGATGGTCGACATCATCCGCGGCGCGTTCGAGCGCGGCATGCGTGACTTCACGTTCAACCTCGACGACAACGAGTTCGTACGGATCACCGGCTACCTGGTGCGCAAGAGCGATCTCGCCGCCATCGCCTCGCAGGGCGCGGTGCGCCACGGCAGCGACTACCTCGCCGCCGGCAGCGAGGACGCCTACCACCTCACGCAGCGAGCGGTGAAGCGGGTGCACGCCCACGAGCTCTCGCCGCGGTGA
- a CDS encoding SDR family oxidoreductase, producing MRVLATGATGYIGGRLVPRLVARGHEVRCVARDPARLAGQHWWPGVDVVAGDLSDPAAVARVMRDVEVAYYLVHSMTAEGSFRERDLEMAELFGRRAARAGVRRIVYLGGLGNSDLVRSKHLVSRQEVGRALAAAGVPTVEFRAAVIVGSGSVSFEMLRALTERLPIMITPRWIDTRCQPIGVRDVLEYLLEALDHPSASGVYEIGGADVLTYRDMMQTYARVRGLHRVIWTLPVPRPELSSRFVGLVTPIPYRLARPLIESLQTEVVVRDDRARHEFDVHPVGYEEALRRTLARIDSDEVETTWASSLTSGSDRAEGRRLSTHEGMLFERHVSRVAAAPEQVFAVICALGGESGWPAGNALWQLRGVIDRLFGGVGMRRGRRHPRELRVGEPLDFWRVEALEAPTVLRLHAEMKLPGDAWLQFEVRPDAAGSVVEQTAFYDPRGLLGYLYWYAVLPFHRFAFPGLLAAIRERAEGALLTDGGR from the coding sequence GTGCGGGTCCTCGCAACTGGTGCGACGGGGTACATCGGGGGGCGACTCGTCCCCCGGCTCGTCGCCCGCGGTCACGAAGTGCGCTGTGTGGCCCGTGACCCGGCTCGCCTGGCCGGCCAGCACTGGTGGCCCGGGGTCGACGTCGTCGCCGGCGACCTCTCCGACCCGGCAGCCGTCGCCCGGGTGATGCGTGACGTCGAGGTCGCCTACTACCTCGTGCACTCGATGACCGCCGAGGGGAGCTTTCGCGAGCGGGACCTGGAGATGGCCGAGCTGTTCGGCCGACGAGCGGCGCGCGCCGGTGTGCGGCGCATCGTCTACCTGGGCGGTCTCGGCAACTCCGACCTGGTGCGCAGCAAGCACCTCGTATCGCGCCAAGAGGTCGGGCGGGCCCTTGCCGCGGCCGGCGTCCCCACGGTCGAGTTCCGGGCCGCCGTGATCGTCGGCTCGGGCTCGGTGAGCTTCGAGATGCTCCGCGCGCTGACCGAGCGTCTTCCGATCATGATCACGCCCCGATGGATCGACACCCGCTGCCAACCGATCGGCGTGCGCGACGTCCTCGAGTACCTGCTCGAGGCCCTCGATCACCCGAGCGCGTCGGGGGTGTACGAGATCGGCGGCGCCGACGTGCTCACCTACCGCGACATGATGCAGACGTACGCCCGGGTCAGGGGCCTGCATCGGGTCATCTGGACGCTCCCGGTGCCGCGGCCCGAGCTGAGCAGCCGCTTCGTCGGCCTCGTGACGCCGATCCCGTACCGCCTCGCCCGCCCGCTCATCGAGAGCCTGCAGACCGAAGTGGTGGTTCGCGACGACCGTGCCCGGCACGAGTTCGACGTCCACCCGGTCGGCTACGAGGAGGCGCTGCGGCGAACGCTCGCCCGTATCGACTCCGACGAGGTGGAGACGACGTGGGCGTCGAGCCTGACGAGCGGGAGCGACCGCGCGGAAGGCAGGCGGTTGTCGACCCACGAGGGGATGCTGTTCGAGCGTCACGTGAGCAGGGTCGCCGCGGCGCCCGAGCAGGTGTTCGCCGTGATCTGCGCGCTCGGCGGCGAGTCGGGCTGGCCGGCGGGCAACGCCTTGTGGCAGCTGCGCGGCGTGATCGACCGGCTGTTCGGCGGCGTCGGGATGCGTCGAGGCCGCCGCCACCCGCGTGAGCTACGGGTCGGCGAACCACTCGACTTCTGGCGGGTCGAGGCCCTCGAAGCCCCGACCGTGCTGCGCCTGCATGCCGAGATGAAGCTGCCCGGGGACGCGTGGCTCCAGTTCGAGGTGCGCCCCGACGCCGCCGGATCGGTGGTGGAGCAGACTGCCTTCTACGACCCACGCGGCCTGCTGGGCTACCTGTACTGGTACGCCGTCTTGCCGTTCCACCGCTTCGCCTTCCCCGGGCTGCTCGCGGCCATCCGCGAGCGGGCCGAAGGCGCCCTCCTCACGGACGGCGGCCGGTGA
- a CDS encoding radical SAM protein: protein MSKAPGVVGTVGHVGYVADTIAFSNVDGPGNRFVVFLQGCNFDCLACHNPQTIPHADGAHFATTVDDLTARIRRAAPFVRGVTVSGGEATQQPEFLYELFKAIKAYPATAGLTCFVDSNGACPPATWDRLAGVMDGAMIDLKCLDPDIHLRSTGQLNDDVLASIEHLAQLGLLYEVRLLLVAGVNDDPDLLRRTGEWLAGVDPSMRLKVIGFRAHGARPHSPALVPPTPESLHAAADLLRSVSPFDLTVI from the coding sequence GTGAGCAAGGCGCCCGGCGTCGTCGGCACGGTCGGCCACGTCGGTTACGTCGCCGACACGATCGCGTTCAGCAACGTCGACGGTCCCGGCAACCGGTTCGTGGTCTTCCTGCAGGGCTGCAACTTCGACTGCCTCGCGTGCCACAACCCGCAGACGATCCCCCACGCCGACGGCGCGCACTTCGCGACGACCGTCGACGACCTGACCGCGCGCATCCGCCGGGCGGCGCCGTTCGTGCGCGGCGTGACCGTCTCCGGCGGGGAGGCCACCCAGCAGCCGGAGTTCCTGTACGAGCTGTTCAAGGCGATCAAGGCCTATCCGGCGACCGCGGGGCTGACGTGCTTCGTCGACTCGAACGGGGCGTGCCCACCCGCCACATGGGACCGTCTCGCTGGCGTGATGGACGGGGCGATGATCGACCTGAAGTGCCTCGACCCGGACATCCACCTGCGCTCGACGGGCCAGCTCAACGACGACGTGCTGGCGAGCATCGAGCACCTGGCGCAACTCGGCCTGCTGTACGAGGTGCGCCTGCTGCTGGTCGCCGGGGTGAACGACGATCCGGACCTGCTGCGCCGCACGGGTGAGTGGCTGGCCGGCGTCGACCCTTCGATGCGCCTGAAGGTGATCGGCTTTCGTGCCCACGGCGCGCGCCCGCACTCTCCGGCACTTGTACCGCCGACGCCGGAGTCGCTCCACGCGGCAGCCGACCTGCTGCGCTCCGTCTCGCCCTTCGACCTCACGGTCATCTGA
- a CDS encoding DMT family transporter, which produces MSAAPAVARGTPRSGELVADSRLPLVASAIAVFFWGLGPLIVVGITASTQTIVLYRMLLGIPVMFVASLLFGDRITRATFRHALVPGILFGTSMILGFAAIRTTSIANATLIGALVPAVVLLGAGRLVGEPPRLDKVPFAALAIGGLALMVLSGSATSGATLRGDLLAVVNLLLFTAYFLSVKKLRNAGVESWSFLVAVFVVGSAVVAPWALATADDLGGFGAKDWLLLGSMVLGPGVVGHGLMTWTQRHLSLTTSSLMTLASPVVSTLGAWLVYDQRLAGLQLLGAAGVLAGLVGVVVDSRQRVTVAPAASGGEPLVG; this is translated from the coding sequence ATGAGCGCCGCGCCGGCCGTCGCGCGAGGCACGCCGCGCTCGGGCGAGCTCGTGGCGGACTCACGCCTGCCGCTCGTCGCGAGCGCCATCGCCGTGTTCTTCTGGGGGCTCGGGCCGCTCATCGTGGTGGGCATCACGGCGAGCACGCAGACGATCGTGCTCTACCGGATGCTGCTCGGCATCCCGGTGATGTTCGTCGCGTCGCTGCTGTTCGGAGACCGGATCACCCGCGCCACGTTCCGCCATGCGCTCGTGCCCGGGATCCTGTTCGGCACGTCGATGATCCTCGGCTTCGCTGCCATCCGCACCACCTCGATCGCCAACGCGACGCTGATCGGAGCCCTCGTCCCCGCGGTCGTGCTGCTCGGTGCCGGGCGCCTCGTCGGCGAGCCGCCGCGCCTCGACAAGGTCCCCTTCGCCGCGCTCGCCATCGGCGGCCTGGCGCTGATGGTGCTGAGCGGGTCGGCCACCAGCGGGGCGACGCTGCGCGGCGACCTGCTGGCCGTGGTCAACCTGTTGCTGTTCACGGCCTACTTCTTGTCGGTGAAGAAGCTCCGCAACGCCGGCGTCGAGTCGTGGTCGTTCCTGGTGGCGGTGTTCGTCGTCGGCTCGGCCGTCGTCGCCCCCTGGGCACTCGCCACCGCCGACGATCTCGGCGGGTTCGGCGCCAAGGACTGGCTGCTGCTCGGCTCGATGGTGCTCGGCCCCGGCGTGGTCGGCCACGGGCTGATGACGTGGACGCAGCGGCACCTGAGCCTGACCACGTCGTCGCTGATGACCCTCGCCTCACCGGTCGTGTCCACGCTCGGCGCCTGGCTGGTGTACGACCAGCGCCTCGCCGGGCTGCAGCTCCTCGGCGCCGCCGGCGTGCTCGCCGGGCTGGTCGGGGTGGTCGTCGACTCGCGCCAACGCGTCACCGTCGCCCCCGCCGCGTCGGGCGGCGAACCGCTCGTCGGCTGA
- a CDS encoding TIGR03086 family protein: MQITFDRLDDLLALAGTPSERFRRVAGRFGDRVREIPQDAWSAPTPCSGWVARDVVGHLVEWVPAAIGRHGVPFSVPSVDDDPAGAWNALATTLQEALDDPETAQRTVDTGPPGEMTVERAIDTFVTGDLLVHTWDLARACGLDERLDETMVADMLAGMEPMDEAMRASGHFGPRVTVPDDADAQAKLLAFTGRRP; this comes from the coding sequence ATGCAGATCACCTTCGACCGCCTCGACGACCTGCTCGCCCTCGCCGGGACGCCGTCGGAGCGGTTCCGGCGAGTCGCCGGTCGATTCGGCGATCGCGTGCGCGAGATTCCTCAGGACGCCTGGTCCGCTCCGACCCCGTGCAGCGGCTGGGTCGCCCGCGACGTCGTCGGCCACCTGGTCGAATGGGTGCCGGCGGCGATCGGGCGCCACGGGGTTCCCTTCTCGGTGCCTTCCGTCGACGACGACCCGGCCGGCGCGTGGAACGCTCTCGCCACCACGCTCCAGGAAGCGCTCGACGACCCCGAGACGGCGCAGCGCACCGTCGACACCGGCCCCCCGGGCGAGATGACCGTCGAGCGGGCGATCGACACGTTCGTCACCGGCGACCTGCTGGTGCACACGTGGGACCTGGCGCGGGCGTGCGGTCTCGACGAACGACTCGACGAGACGATGGTCGCTGACATGCTCGCCGGGATGGAGCCGATGGACGAGGCGATGCGCGCGAGCGGCCACTTCGGCCCGCGGGTGACCGTGCCCGACGACGCCGACGCGCAGGCCAAGCTCCTTGCGTTCACCGGCCGCCGTCCGTGA
- a CDS encoding homoserine O-acetyltransferase: MEPAPVTGAWRDGDPAGRRQFFRAATDHPFALEGGATLREVQVAYETWGQLDSSGSNAVLLCHAWTGDSHAAGPAYTGHPTPGWWEGMIGPGLYIDTNRWFVVCSNVLGGCQGTTGPASAHPDDGRPYGSRFPVITVRDMVRMQARLADHLGIASWHSVVGGSMGGMQVLEWGIAFPDRVRSLVPIATCAQATAQQIAWGAIGRRAIRLDPRWRGGDYYDAEPGDGPHEGLEVARMVAQVTFRSDNVFTDRFGRELADGANLHDGFGLWQRFEVERYLDYHGDKLVRRFDTNSYLVIGKAMDLHDIGRGRGGVAAALARVRVPCLTVGVWSDMLYPTYQQHQIRDMLVDGGAPCDYVEVDSPHGHDAFLINLDQVGEPVATFLEQVAKG, encoded by the coding sequence CTGGAACCCGCACCCGTGACCGGCGCGTGGCGAGACGGCGATCCTGCGGGACGACGCCAGTTCTTCCGGGCGGCGACCGATCATCCGTTCGCGCTCGAAGGCGGGGCGACGTTGCGTGAGGTGCAGGTCGCGTACGAGACGTGGGGTCAGCTCGACTCGAGCGGCTCCAACGCGGTGCTGCTCTGCCATGCCTGGACGGGCGACAGCCATGCCGCCGGCCCCGCGTACACCGGGCACCCGACGCCTGGCTGGTGGGAGGGGATGATCGGCCCCGGCCTGTACATCGACACGAACCGCTGGTTCGTCGTCTGCTCCAACGTGCTCGGCGGATGCCAGGGCACCACTGGGCCGGCATCGGCGCATCCCGACGACGGCCGCCCGTACGGGTCGCGCTTCCCGGTGATCACCGTGCGCGACATGGTGCGCATGCAGGCCAGGCTCGCCGATCACCTCGGCATCGCGTCCTGGCATTCGGTGGTCGGCGGGTCGATGGGTGGCATGCAGGTGCTCGAGTGGGGCATCGCGTTTCCCGATCGGGTGCGCTCACTGGTGCCGATCGCCACCTGCGCGCAGGCCACCGCGCAGCAGATCGCCTGGGGGGCGATCGGGCGTCGCGCGATCCGCCTCGACCCTCGCTGGCGTGGCGGCGACTACTACGACGCCGAACCCGGCGACGGCCCCCACGAAGGGCTCGAGGTGGCGCGCATGGTCGCGCAGGTGACGTTCCGCAGCGACAACGTGTTCACCGATCGTTTCGGGCGTGAGCTCGCCGACGGGGCGAACCTGCACGACGGTTTCGGTCTGTGGCAGCGGTTCGAGGTGGAGCGCTATCTCGACTACCACGGAGACAAGCTGGTGCGCCGGTTCGACACCAACAGCTACCTGGTGATCGGCAAGGCGATGGACCTTCACGACATCGGCCGCGGCCGTGGCGGCGTCGCTGCGGCATTGGCGCGCGTGCGGGTGCCCTGCCTGACCGTCGGTGTGTGGAGCGACATGCTGTACCCCACGTACCAGCAGCACCAGATCCGCGACATGCTGGTCGACGGGGGAGCGCCCTGCGATTACGTCGAGGTCGACTCGCCGCACGGGCACGACGCGTTCTTGATCAACCTCGACCAGGTGGGTGAACCGGTGGCGACGTTCCTGGAGCAGGTGGCGAAGGGCTGA